The genomic stretch cctttttactaaaaatcaacacatttttccacacttactttactctctcctacttttttctctcttcatctctctaccttttttcattttccactttattctccatttacttaacaatttttcttaatctccgtgccgaaaagaaacgcatccattactatggaacgggggGAGTATTTTGCAAGTGgaccttacattccactaactcattccacacacattttattataaaaccaatatataaaagttggccctacattccattaacttttctatccactttactacataaagtcaaacaattttttaaaattcgtgccagtcaaatatgagacacttaatcacatacagagggagtaattttaTATAAGTAATTTCTTGTAATTTGGTCAGTTTAAATTATTGTACAATCCAAATGTCATTAATTTCAACTATTCTCTCCAATGAAATGTTTATTATTGGTTGAGATAACAGAGATACTATTTTATATACATTTTCattaaatgaaatttcataaaaaaaatgaagtagaagattttagaaaaataagaagaaaaaataaactGTAAAATTTGATATCTGAGAACATTATTGGAGATTGATATGTCATAcgtatttgtgtttgttgaaaaacaaattataagtTATCATATTGTTATTGATAAACAAGAAATAGCTTCAGTaattatagtttattttgttgTACAAATATTTTTGTTCTAGGCTAAttgcaaaacaaaaaaatattaggTCCCACCGAGACTTGAACTCGGGTTACTGGATTCAGAGTCCAATGTCCTAACCACTAGACCATGGGACCAGTTGTTGAAAATCCAACAtccatatttattttaaattgaattcaaATATTAGTGCTTTCCTAGTAACAAATTCTTATGGGCCAACGCCACAACGTGGCAATatttttgttgttaaattaATTGTGGATTCTGAATTGAAGTAAAACTCAATCCCCCTTTTAAATTATGTTCATGCAAGAGAGTGAATTTCACAATGTCCAAACTTAACATTGTTTGAGATGTAATTTATGTAAAAATAGACTGTCTTTTTCATTGTGAGGCTAAATTCGTTCCAACAAATGTGTTTGAGATCAATGATACTACTAAAAACGACTCCAAATCCCAGAGGCCCATCATTACTAATCTTAGTTATGGTTTCAACCACATCAATGTAATTCAATGCAATAAAAGAAGATGATGAACATTCATAGAGCCGATGACCCATCAGTTGGTTGATCGTCCACGAAAAACCGTTTCAGTCTCGTCCGTGCAACTGAGACCTGCAGGATTGCGGAAGAGGCGACATATGAGCAACTTCCTATCGGATTGTTATGAAAACGGGAGGGAGGGGTTAGTAGTAGTGTTGTACCTGCTTATCCCAATCTGTTCTCTTGGTTATGATCATTAGTACTATAGTTTGAACCAACGTCCCCATTAGCATTCCAATCCACACTCCCTATATACAACATTAAACAAATTAATCTGACACGTCATGATCAACGGGATATGGAAACTCACCTCGACTTCTAGCTTGATGACATAACCCAGTATGACCCCGATAGGAATTCCTATCAGGTAATAACATCCTAGGTTGACGTATACCACAACGCTCTGCCACCCAGCCCCCACTGCGACGCCTGTTCAGTCGATAACATTCTTCAATTGTTAAAGATTTCCTATTCAGTAAGATGTGGTGAATTAGCAAAGAAGATTATAGGCCTCACCAGAAAGAACTGGTTGAACACTATTCATGAGAATGGAGAATGCCAGCAGAGGAGACAAGTGAGCAACTTCCACAGCCACATCTTCGTCGTTTGTGAATATGTAAGCTAGACGTTCACGAAAGAATAGGAAAAATACGAAAAGCACTAGTCCTATGGACGTTGAAGTCACGACAATATTCACAATAGAAAACTTTGCAGCTTTAGAGTCCCCCCTTCCAAGCTCGTTTGAGACCCGTACACTGTGACAAAGAGTAGGAAGACGATCCATTTAAAACGAGTTCCTCTAGTCTAATACAAGTTGGTTACCAATAGGATGAAGCAAAAATTTCATACCTTGCGGCAGCCAAGAAACCAAGCGATATCATCATTTCCCAGCCATTTATGTTAAGGCTACAAGACAGAAAGCAATAATTATATGATGACGCTGAGGATACAAGATTAGTACGAGGTCAGATTGAATTATACCAGATCGAAAGAGCATCAACCGCGACCCTAGCATTCTTCAAATTTCCCGTCAAAAGGATCAGTATGGCATTGTACCATAGCTCGAGACTATCACCAAAAAGAAACAAAGAAACTAAAGATGCAGACTGAGGACTTCATAATGAACAATAAACTTCCATGAAAACCCTCGGTTTTCCTTAGGCGCAATGCTTAATGGTGTTTTATGCAAAGGGTTTCAAGTTAAACCTTTTTTCATACTATTATGCAAGTTTGAGGTCTTGAATAAAGTCGTAAAGCCTTACCAGAGCATGGCACCGGACGACATGGAAAATTTGATAACTGGCCAAAGATCTTTGAAGGCTAAGGTCGAAAAGCCACTCCAAGTTTCAGGGCATCCTCCGCAAGTGACAAAAATTAGCTGGCCGATGTTTGGAATCCAGTAGGCCAAGATAGTGGACACCATTGCACCAGGTACACCATAATGATACTTCACGGTTAAAAGCCACGAAAGGAAAATGTGGATAGTCAAGGATAACACCGCCAAATATGTTATTATCATGTTCTTGCTCTGCGCTTGTAAGTACATCTGGCAGGTAAATGACACGATGAAAGAGTATATGACCGGGATGAACCAGAGGGCGATCTTCCCTGCCTCTTTTGCAATATCTTCATCCTGCCCGAGGGCTATCAAGATAGGGGTTGCAAAAACATAGACAGGCACTAGTGCAGTGGTGAGgaaaatcaaaacaatccatgatCTTTGGAGGTATATTCCAAGCATGTGATACTGCCTCGCGCCATAAGCTTGCCCGCACAGCGTTTCCAATCCATTGGCCGCTCCCAACTGCAAATCCGAAATCCGAACTAACGTCACATGCTCTTGGTTTCCTAGATTGAACTCATACTCCATATTACTCCTATCACTCAATTAAACACACACTCTCATTCACCAACCCCCTTTGGAGCAATTCATCAATCACAAACAAAGAATTCTTGATAACTAAGCATCAATTGAACATCAGTATCACACCAATTGAACATCATATGGctgaagattaaaaaaaatcccaaatcaAAAGCCAAACTAATGCTTATGTGGACTTGTTAATCACCTTCCTCGCACAGACACTAGTATTTCCTAGAAAAGAAAAGGGTAAGAAGGTGAAAAAATACCAGCAATCCGTTGGCAAATCGAGTAAGGAGAGTGAAAACAAGAGCATAGGCAGCAAGCTCAGTAGCACCGATGTGGCCCACGTATGCTTGGCTGATAACATTTATTCCAAAGGTGGAAAATCGAGTGAAAATGGCCGGTCCAGCGACCACCCacatcttcttgttctccacCCATAGCTTCGTCTTCAAATCAacctcatcttcttcaacagGCTTCACCAGCAGCGCCTCTCGAGGATCGCCCTCCATTTACTCACCTGCTCAAACCAACAAACTAAAAATCGAAACTTTTTCTTaattccaccaaaaaaaaaactggGAATAAAAAAATCGTTGAAAAAGTAGATATAGGGAAGGAAAAATCAGTCGTAAAGATGGATCGGAAACCCGAATTTCGAAATTGACGAGGGAGAGATGGAATACGTGTCGTGGACTAATAATTCTCCAGTGCTCTTCTCATGCAGTATTGAAAAGGGCATTTATGCTGCTGTTGACCAAACGCatctatttattaattaaacgcTTGCCTTTCTTCACACTTACCAATCTCAGTCTTCATACAAAATATAGAATCAAGCATATAGAAATTATGTTTAGgtcattattaatttatttttaggttATTATTATAAAGATAACTTTAAATGATCTTAACTTAACTTTAAAAAACTGTTTAATAATAACCATTCGTATTTTTAGTGCATGATTAACCATTAGATTGacaaatctcatgattaaaatttggtcttaattttgtATTGATATACTTTTGTATATTGTTCATTTTCCCTAGTACTAatcataaaaatatgaacacTTTTAAAATGttatgaatttaatataaaatttatatggATAGTGATACAATGCAAACtttaaatattatacaaactccaaATTTTAATCTGGATTGTTAGAAATTGttaacagatgataaaataacatCAACAGAGAATATCAATACATTGTCAACTAAGTGTCAACTGTTAACATTTTatgttgatattattttatctatatattgacattttctaactgTTCAGATataatttgaagtttgtacagtttgcatttgattacgtCCTCCATTACTATAGGAcataaatataaatagaaaatataatgcTCCATCTCGTGAATCTTAATTCATATTTAAATATTGCTAAAAATTACAACCAGTTCTTACTACTTTTTCTCAGCGTGGTATCCATTTTTGAGTAGATTATAGTTAAGACTAATTTTCGAAATAAGAATGAGGTTGACACAATTCTAAATTATTACATCCACGTGAATTTGATGAATTATCGACGCTAATGTACGACGACATCAGTATCGTGATTGAGTTATTGTGATGGCATAGATGTAATTGTTTTTACAAGATCATTATTATAAGAACTTTTTACAAGATTATTATTATAGGAACGTTTAaatgtacttcctccgtctcaaTTAAGTTGAGTTGTATTTTCTATTAGAATGTTTTAATTAAGTTGAGTTATTTCCGTTCAAAAAAAGCAATtcaatcttactttattcaattACATAATTTACTCTCTTTTTATCTTTACACTATATTCATCTATCATTACttacacaatttcttaatcttcgtacACTTTATGTACATTAATTTGATATGACACTAATGGTAAGGATTTAATTAGGTTTTTGTAGAGTAGaa from Salvia splendens isolate huo1 chromosome 4, SspV2, whole genome shotgun sequence encodes the following:
- the LOC121801253 gene encoding protein DETOXIFICATION 21-like, giving the protein MEGDPREALLVKPVEEDEVDLKTKLWVENKKMWVVAGPAIFTRFSTFGINVISQAYVGHIGATELAAYALVFTLLTRFANGLLLGAANGLETLCGQAYGARQYHMLGIYLQRSWIVLIFLTTALVPVYVFATPILIALGQDEDIAKEAGKIALWFIPVIYSFIVSFTCQMYLQAQSKNMIITYLAVLSLTIHIFLSWLLTVKYHYGVPGAMVSTILAYWIPNIGQLIFVTCGGCPETWSGFSTLAFKDLWPVIKFSMSSGAMLCLELWYNAILILLTGNLKNARVAVDALSICLNINGWEMMISLGFLAAASVRVSNELGRGDSKAAKFSIVNIVVTSTSIGLVLFVFFLFFRERLAYIFTNDEDVAVEVAHLSPLLAFSILMNSVQPVLSGVAVGAGWQSVVVYVNLGCYYLIGIPIGVILGYVIKLEVEGVWIGMLMGTLVQTIVLMIITKRTDWDKQVSVARTRLKRFFVDDQPTDGSSAL